In Ornithodoros turicata isolate Travis chromosome 1, ASM3712646v1, whole genome shotgun sequence, the DNA window ctcgctgagcgacacctggtttgccaattccgaactttgcgcagctacccagagctgacgagccgcaaacacggcgaaacacgtgtcctctggtgctgtcgcatccttCCATGACTATctatttctctgcgtgcagccatagaaggcatcttaatctgtaattttgaatttcaaacacgtctagtgccatttacttgtctctttaatggctttttttcgtctgattataattcactggcttgcactgtggcattgcggagtgctcagtcaccctcccaggtgtatatcgctcgctgagcgacacctggtttgccaattccgaacgatgcgcagctacccagagctgacgagccgcaaacacggcgaaacacgtgtcctctggtgctgtcgcatccttccatgactatctgtttctctgcgtgcagccatagaagccatcttaatctgtaattttgaatttcaaacacgtctagtatcatttacttgtttctttaatggcttttttccatctgattataattcactggcttgcactgtggcactgaggagtgctcaggcaccctcccaggtgtatatcgctcgctgcgcgacccctggtttgccaattccgaacgatgctaTGAAGACCGTCGTAAGAAAACTCATAGACACACAGCGAAACTCGGATGAGACACTGCACGAGACAGCGCTCACATTGAATGCTTCAAGGCACAAGGTGACAAAGAAGTGTCCCTTCTTTCTGATGCATGGGTATGAACCGACGCATTGGAGTCGTCTCAGACCAGCCCGACGAAGCGCAGACACTGCACGAGCTGACGTCGAGTGGAGAAAAGAATACCTCGAGAACAGTGAGACGTATCAAAAGCAAAAGGTATAACTCAGCGAGAAAAGAACCCCAGTCCAAGACAGTCTACTGCACAATTGGTGCCCGATCGTCCTTTCTCGACCCATTCTACATAAAATCGAGAGTGTGAAGTCCATAAGAGGCAAAATAAAATTTAGAGTAGCTAATATTGAACAACTTGGACGCCATTATCCACGAAAGGACGACGTCCCGGAGGTTAGCGACAGCATTCTGTACTCAGTCCTCCAGCGTTGGTATCACGAAGGGGACCGCATCGTCTGATGACACTCATGCCAACTTCCTCCCCGATGACGACCTCCTCATACAAAGTCCCTCGGCAAGCCGCCCACCAGGAAAACAGCGTCGTCCACCTCGGCACCGTCAGGAATACGACGTGGAATTGATTTGAGGGCAAATCAAGTTTACCCAAGCGACCGTGTCAGCGCAACAGACATCGACACAGCCAGCTGCACTGTCGCAGTCGCAATCACAAAGAAAGGATAAAAAACAATACGTGTACGGCATGGGTCTGTAATCTGTGCACATGTAATCCTCAGTTAAATAAACTTTCATCCGCTTAAAAATGTAACGCTGGTCACACAAAGGAATCAGCTAACAACGTAAAATGCCCACAGCTGTGGTTGAGCACACTTGCGGATTAAAAGCCGCGAATTCAACTGTAAAGCTATAACAGTATTAATGCACAATTCACCTTCGAGCCTTACTCAAGTTATTATGCTGTCTTCCTTTCCTCTGCGAACAAAACACTCTAAGTAGGTAACGCCAATGTTTTCAAGTACAAATCTTCCTTATTGCCTCGAAGCATCATTGATTGGAATGGGCTTCCAGAGCATGTAATCAATTGTAGTTCACTAGAGGGATTTGTTCGGGCTCTGATTGACCATCTGGTTGAGTCTTATCCAGAAGGGCGACTGCTATGTTTGTGCGATTTGTattgaacaacaactttattacaagatgatgaagTAGTGACCTAGTTCGGTGTTTGTTGTTCTTTTACCTAGCTTATTTAGTTGTGACCAGTACGTTTTCGACGGATAAATTAGCGTTATGACGATCTGGGTTGCTGTCGTTTGTACACTGAATCTAGATGTGATTGGTATGTTATTAGATTGGAATACTAGATATTAGACAGAAGCAAATATTTGGATTTTGTCCTCTGTTCTTATAACTGGTACCACCCTGTTTCAGCCTGTCAAGGGCTGGCAGTAttatataaataaaatcaataaACAGGCAAGTTGAAAGAAAATTTATTGGGTTGTCTTCATCACAAGACGCTTTAAAAGCGCTTCCGTAAAGCGTGCTCTACCGCTGGACGTTGACGGTGGCGTCTTTCTAAAGAGTATTATTTATTCAATGTTCCGTCTCAAATGGTTATTGAAATTGTCAAAAACAAAGGGAATTCATATAAATCCATTGATCAAAAGAGATATTGCGGTGGATAAATCAAAAGCTTTAAAAAGTATAGAATGCAGGTAGAAGACAGGACTGCAGTTCTTCCCAGTTGACGTCGTCCTGAACTCCTGCCATCTGTGGAAAAAAAGGCTCTTGAAAAAGACGCTAAAAGATGATCGCCTACTTACAATATGTTTACATTTCTTCTGTGTGGATTTGGTGGATGGCCTGCCGTAGATGCTGTCTGCAGTGACTCCTTTATCTTCAATATTCACAGTGACGGAGGGCAGATTCGCATAACGGGAATCCGCGTCCAAGTGAGCTTCTGTATCACCCACCAGCAATGTGGCCGAAACAGCTTTGTCGGCGGTGTTCACCTTCATTGCACCGACGCCACGACGTTTCCGCAGTTGAGCAACCAGTTGGAGAGTGACAAGGTGCTCCTGTTTCAGCTCCGACATCAGCCATTGGAGTTGACGGTTTTTCACGTGTAGCATAGCGTTGTCGTACATGAGCCTAAGAGCGTGCATTTCCGGGAGGGCCGCAAGGCCTTCCAGACCAGAGTCCTGCCTGCACGGAGCAAGTGGTCATTTTTCGCCAACAGATGCTCGCACACAAACAGTAAATAAATATAACTCACCGCACTTTAGCCCCATCACCGGCACTTTTCTCAGCACTCTTCTCGGATTTCTCCTCAGTCTTCTCACCACTCCTTTCAGTTTTCTCAGTCTTCTCACCACTCCTCTCAGTTTTCTCTGTTTTCTCACCACTCCTTTCAGTTTTCTCAGTCTTCTCACCACTCCTTTCAGTTTTCTCAGTCTTCTCACCACTCCTCTCAGTTTTCTCTGTCTTTTCACCACTCCTCTCTGTTTTGGAACCACTCTTCTCGGTCTTGGAGCCACTCTTCTCGGTCTTGGAGCCACTCTTCTCGGTCTTGGAGCCACTTTTTTCGCCGCTTTTCTCGATCTTGGATCCAGTCTTCTCGCCGCTTTTCTCGATCTTGGATCCAGTCTTCTCGCCGCTTTTCTCGATCTTGGATCCAGATTTCTCGCCACTTTTCTCGATTTTAGATCCAGATTTCTCACCGCTTTTCTCGATCTTGGATCCAGATTTCTCACCACTTTTCTCGATCTTGGATCCTGTCTTCTCGCCGCTTTTCTCGATTTTGGATCCAGATTTCTCGCCACTTTTCTCGATTTTGGATCCAGATTTCTCACCGCTTTTCTCGATCTTGGATCCAGATTTCTCACCACTTTTCTCGATCTTGGATCCAGATTTCTCACCGCTTTTCTCGGTCTTGGATCCAGATCTCTCGCCGCTCTTCTCAATTTTCGACCCAGATTTCTCGCCGCTTTTCTCGGTCTTGGAGCCAGATTTCTCGGCACTTTTCTCGATCTTCGATCCACTCTTCTCGCCGCTTTTCTCGATCTTCGAGCCAGATTTCTCGCCACTTTTCTCGATCTTGGATCCTGTCTTCTCGCCACTTTTCAAGATCTTGGATCCTGACTTCTCGCCACTTTTCTCGATCTTGGATCCTGTCTTCTCGCCACTTTTCTCGATCTTTGATCCAGTTTTCTCCTCCGAGGAGCCTTTTTCGGATTTTTCGCCGTCCGGGCTTTCGACCTTTTCCGGTGTCTTTTCGCCACTTTTGACGGGACTCTTTTTATCGTCGGCTTTTTTGGTCTTTTCAGCACTTCCCTTGGACATGGCTGGGCTAGATGGTGATCGCCCGCCTGCCGACAGATGCTGTTCCAATGCGCGTGCTTCACATGACGCTGTTCATGGGTCTGCCTTTACAACGACATGTACAACAACCCAATGTCCTATCAAGCTTCTCAATAGTTGAATTGTTGTCTAGCGATAACTGTCGCTCTAAGACGCCACGTCTTCTAAAAACTCTCTTTCCAAAACACATGGATACGTTCATCAACCTGTGTCGCTATGAGTATCCCCCGGGAGACATCATGAGGACAACTGTATACACTGCTGCTAAAAAGGATCTCAAGAATGGCATCGTTGTATAAAGACACCATCAGGACAACTGTCGCTCTACGTATCCCTCGCCTTCTCGAGCGCTATCAGTGGCATCCTTAAGGTTGTTTTTGCATGATCAAGCCTACACTGCTGCTAAAAAGGTTCTCAAGAATGGCATCGTTGTATAAAGACACCACGAGGACAACTGTCGCTCTACGTATCCCTCGCCTTCTTGAGCGCTATCAGTGTCATCCTTAAGGTTGTTTTTGCATGATCAAGCCTACACTGCTGCTAAAAAGGTTCTCAAGAATGGCATCGTTGTATAAAGACACCACGAGGACAACTGTCGCTCTACGTATCCCTCGCCTTCTTGAGCGCTATCAGTGGATTCCTTAAGATTGTTTTTGCATGATCAAGCCTACACTGCTGCTAAAAAGGTTCTGAAGAATGGCATCGTTGTATAAAGACACCACGAGGACAACTGTCGCTCTACGTATCCCTCGCCTTCTTGAGCGCTATCAGTGGATTCCTTAAGATTGTTTTTGCATGATCAAGCCTACACTGCTGCTAAAAAGGTTCTCAAGAATGGCATCGTTGTATAAAGACACCACGAGGACAACTGTCGCTCTACGTATCCCTCGCCTTCTTGAGCGCTATCAGTGGATTCCTTAAGATTGTTTTTGCATGATCAAGTCTACACTGCTGCTAAAAAGGTTCTGAAGAATGGCATCGTTGTATAAAGACACCACGAGGACAACTGTCGCTCTACGTATCCCTCGCCTTCTTGAGCGCTATCAGTGGATTCCTTAAGATTGTTTTTGCATGATCAAGCCTACACTGCTGCTAAAAAGGTTCTCAAGAATGGCATCGTTGTATAAAGACACCACGAGGACAACTGTCGCTCTACGTATCCCTCGCCTTCTTGAGCGCTATCAGTGGATTCCTTAAGATTGTTTTTGCATGATCAAGCCTACACTGCTGCTAAAAAGGTTCTGAAGAATGGCATCGTTGTATAAAGACACCACGAGGACAACTGTCGCTCTACGTATCCCTCGCCTTCTTGAGCGCTATCAGTGGATTCCTTAAGATTGTTTTTGCATGATCAAGCCTACACTGCTGCTAAAAAGGTTCTGAAGAATGGCATCGTTGTATAAAGACACCACGAGGACAACTGTCGCTCTACGTATCCCTCGCCTTCTTGAGCGCTATCAGTGGATTCCTTAAGATTGTTTTTGCATGATCAAGCCTACACTGCTGCTAAAAAGGTTCTGAAGAATGGCATCGTTGTATAAAGACACCACGAGGACAACTGTCGCTCTACGTATCCCTCGCCTTCTTGAGCGCTATCAGTGGATTCCTTAAGATTGTTTTTGCATGATCAAGCCTACACTGCTGCTAAAAAGGTTCTGAAGAATGGCATCGTTGTATAAAGACACCACGAGGACAACTGTCGCTCTACGTATCCCTCGCCTTCTTGAGCGCTATCAGTGGATTCCTTAAGATTGTTTTTGCATGATCAAGCCTACACTGCTGCTAAAAAGGTTCTGAAGAATGGCATCGTTGTATAAAGACACCACGAGGACAACTGTCGCTCTACGTATCCCTCGCCTTCTTGAGCGCTATCAGTGGATTCCTTAAGATTGTTTTTGCATGATCAAGCCTACACTGCTGCTAAAAAGGTTCTGAAGAATGGCATCGTTGTATAAAGACACCACGAGGACAACTGTCGCTCTACGTATCCCTCGCCTTCTTGAGCGCTATCAGTGGATTCCTTAAGATTGTTTTTGCATGATCAAGCCTACACTGCTGCTAAAAAGGTTCTGAAGAATGGCATCGTTGTATAAAGACACCACGAGGACAACTGTCGCTCTACGTATCCCTCGCCTTCTTGAGCGCTATCAGTGGATTCCTTAAGATTGTTTTTGCATGATCAAGCCTACACTGCTGCTAAAAAGGTTCTGAAGAATGGCATCGTTGTATAAAGACACCACGAGGACAACTGTCGCTCTACGTATCCCTCGCCTTCTTGAGCGCTATCAGTGGATTCCTTAAGATTGTTTTTGCATGATCAAGCCTACACTGCTGCTAAAAAGGTTCTGAAGAATGGCATCGTTGTATAAAGACACCACGAGGACAACTGTCGCTCTACGTATCCCTCGCCTTCTTGAGCGCTATCAGTGGATTCCTTAAGATTGTTTTTGCATGATCAAGCCTACACTGCTGCTAAAAAGGTTCTGAAGAATGGCATCGTTGTATAAAGACACCACGAGGACAACTGTCGCTCTACGTATCCCTCGCCTTCTTGAGCGCTATCAGTGGATTCCTTAAGATTGTTTTTGCATGATCAAGCCTACACTGCTGCTAAAAAGGTTCTGAAGAATGGCATCGTTGTATAAAGACACCACGAGGACAACTGTCGCTCTACGTATCCCTCGCCTTCTTGAGCGCTATCAGTGGATTCCTTAAGATTGTTTTTGCATGATCAAGCCTACACTGCTGCTAAAAAGGTTCTGAAGAATGGCATCGTTGTATAAAGACACCACGAGGACAACTGTCGCTCTACGTATCCCTCGCCTTCTTGAGCGCTATCAGTGGATTCCTTAAGATTGTTTTTGCATGATCAAGCCTACACTGCTGCTAAAAAGGTTCTGAAGAATGGCATCGTTGTATAAAGACACCATGAGGACAACTGTCGCTCTACGTATCCCTCGCCTTCTTGAGCGCTATCAGTGGATT includes these proteins:
- the LOC135396509 gene encoding neurofilament heavy polypeptide-like translates to MSKGSAEKTKKADDKKSPVKSGEKTPEKVESPDGEKSEKGSSEEKTGSKIEKSGEKTGSKIEKSGEKSGSKILKSGEKTGSKIEKSGEKSGSKIEKSGEKSGSKIEKSAEKSGSKTEKSGEKSGSKIEKSGERSGSKTEKSGEKSGSKIEKSGEKSGSKIEKSGEKSGSKIEKSGEKSGSKIEKSGEKTGSKIEKSGEKSGSKIEKSGEKSGSKIEKSGEKSGSKIEKSGEKTGSKIEKSGEKTGSKIEKSGEKSGSKTEKSGSKTEKSGSKTEKSGSKTERSGEKTEKTERSGEKTEKTERSGEKTEKTERSGEKTEKTERSGEKTEKTERSGEKTEEKSEKSAEKSAGDGAKVRQDSGLEGLAALPEMHALRLMYDNAMLHVKNRQLQWLMSELKQEHLVTLQLVAQLRKRRGVGAMKVNTADKAVSATLLVGDTEAHLDADSRYANLPSVTVNIEDKGVTADSIYGRPSTKSTQKKCKHIMAGVQDDVNWEELQSCLLPAFYTF